One Nicotiana tabacum cultivar K326 chromosome 23, ASM71507v2, whole genome shotgun sequence genomic window, CCTGTCCCTTATATTGCATAGTGAATGAAGAATAAAAAAACGAGTGTCAACCGCCTAAAGAAACCATTGGCTAAATTTGTAATTTTTCAAAAAGTGACTAACATTTAAATACACGCAAAAAAGTAGCTATACAGTGTAAAACACCCCCAATTTTCTGAGCAGCTTTGCCCCTTCGTTCAATCGGAATTTACAGTTGTTAAATTCTTCGACCCGGTTTGATAATCTGAAAATGGAATCAGAGAAggagacgaatcggctgaattcTGACGATACCAAATCAGAACAAGATGAAGAACAACAGCAAAGAGGAGAATGTTGCGATCACCAAAATGCAGAGTCTCAAATAAATGGCAAAGAGATCCTGAAAGCAATACAAATAGTAGAGAAAGATTCTATGGCAATCGCCGAGAGCTTCACTTCTCTTTTTGCTTCCCTACGCTCTACTCTATCTGAGGTATCCATAATTGGAGTAATAGTCTctcttgtttaatttctttagcTACTTTCCTAAAGTTAGTGCTTTTATCTGTAATTAACTTATTAGTGACCTGATTGTGTTACATTATTAATGTATAGAACTaaactcaaaaaaagaaaaaatcggTTTGAGATTGTATATCAGTGGAGGGATAACTGTGAGGTTAGTTTTAGAGAGCCCACAAATTGTTAAGTATTGAGTGCAACTGATCTAAATGAAGCTGAATGGATATTGAGGATTCAGATAGCCAGGGGTGGATGTAGTGTTAGAGTTATGGGATCACCGAACCCTAGCTCATACCCTGTAATTGTGCTGAACAAATAATAGATTTCGAACCCAGTAAATCAAATGAGTTATGGTAGAATTTCGAATTTGAACTCATAAAGCTCTAATCCTGGATCCGTCTCTGCCGATAGCCTACTTTCAAATTTGTTTGGGTTGAAGAAAATTAGTAATAGTAGTAGTTGTAGTTGTAGTTGGATTAGAAAGGTATGCTAATTTTGAAACGAGCAACATGGTGGTCTGGGCTCTTTGCTGCTGTTTGATTTTGGGTTTCCCTAGTCAATTTTCTTAAATGGAATCAGTTGTCATCTAGGTATACAGCACGGGTTTGCGACTCATTAACATTTCATTGAATTCTTACTCTTTTGATGTTATCACTATTTAGCATCACATTTGGCACTTTTTCTACTGTAGTTTAAACGGTATGCACTTTGTTGTTTATGCTCCCCGTGGCTGTACTTTGCTATCCATCTTCTCTTGGGATATTGCGCTTAGTTATCAGGTCATGCGACTATCATATCCTAACATTAAGGTTAAATACATCAAATAGGCATATTTTCACTAAAATAAGCTTTTCGTAACAATTCATCTCAAAAAAATAAGCTTTTCGTaacaattgtttttttttcttctttttttttgtgtgtgttttttttttgggggggggggggggtggagaTGGCCTTACATTGTATCAAAGTATTAGACTGCAACAAAGGGAAGTTCATGCATAGTTTCCAATTCCATGATGAATTAGTATGGAAGTATGGACAATGTCTGGAACAGTAAAGGGCGTGATGTAATTGGGCATTTGGGAGAAGAAGAATGAGATGTAAAGCGTGGAATGTTGCTTCATTGGCAATTATGTGGGTACTTTGGAGAGAAAGGATTACGAGTTTACCCGGACTTGGGCATGTGCCCATGAGATTCATGTTTGTATAAATGATTGAGTGTCTTTAGTAGAGAACCATAATTCTGCACTTTGGTATACTACATGTGCAGGGTTCTTCCCCCGGGACATcaataaaaatattactttataatTAAAAAGAATTAGATAAAGGTTTTGCTTCAGCCATCAATCTTATTGAGTGGGAATTAGTTCTATTTTACCTATTTATCCTTGTGGCATGAGACTGTCACATGACAATCTTCCAACAATTTTCTGCCAAAAAGTTATCCAATGACTTAGTGCACATTTTGGGGAATCTGGATGGCAAAGTGCAACCCTAAGGAAAATAGATGGCATAGTACCAAACTGTATGAATGGCAACGTGCCGAAAAGCATTACAATTTAGTAGACGTCTTTCATTCCAGACTTAATATTAGaagttttctttctttgtttattcttttttcttttgtcatgtgtgtgtgtgttctatCCATGTTTAAAGGAGCCATAGTGATTTTGCAGGTTACTAGTACTTCTATTGATCACATGAACTGCTTTGGTGATGCTGCAGGACGAGTTCAAGAATGTGGTATATCTTTTAACCCCTTGATCTTCCGTCCTTGAAGTCCTTAACATTAATAGTTTCTGTTTTAGAAAAATATCTGCTTAtatttgtttattgtttattCAATTGAGTTTGGGAATGAGGCATCATAGTAGTAGTTGTTGTGTATTCAACTGTTTAATAAAGAAAATCTAAAGCTTAATAGGAGTACCACTTATCATGATTGATTGCTTTTATTCTAGAGTAGTATATTTGGTATAATTCCAAAATGTCTccttcattttatttctttaatgCACTCAGCATTTTGGTAATACCAGATTCACTTGTTTTAAGTAATATACCAAAGCTGAGCTAGTGAGCTTCACTCATCCTAACTTTTGCCTGTTTATCTTGCAGCACTTGATGCAGCAACTAAAGGAAACCGATATATAAACTCTTGTCTGAGGTAGTATTTTCGTAGTTCTTTAATTAATTCCCCTATAGTATCTTCCTAAAAGTAGAAAAACTATCAGGCCTCCCTTTAAGGAAGTTGGGAGGACGCACCAAGTTAGCGCACCTATTATGATTAGATCATATCTTCGTTGGTATTTATGGTACTTCATTTGTGCGTGGTTGGGGAAGCCGCATTCTTCAATCTCTAAGAGGGAAAGTAGGACTTCCATGTTTTGAATCCggtatattttttactttttgtatCAAAGGTAAAAttacatctctctctctctcctgccTGAAAAATCTTGCGAAGTGTGTACTATTCTGGCTTATCTTTCAGAGCTCTCTCCTTTTGCAGATTGAATGAGGAAATGAAAGGAATTGATAATCTTGCAACACAGCTGTATCCTTTCCATGTGATTATGGTTTGATATAAACAATTTTTCTCCTTAAGTCTCCGTATGCACAACCACCAAATTCTTTGTTTAAAATCTGGCAATAGGATGCAATGCTTATTCTTGTCCTTGCAGTTGGAAATTAGCCAGTTAATTCATAGTTTTTGTTttattgctttttctttttcaaataaatGAAGGGGGGCCTTGATGCAACGATAAGAGTTGCCACCATGTAACCAGAAGATCACAGATTTTAGTAGAAACAACTTCTTGAagaaatgcaaggtaagactACGTCGATAGACCTAGTGTAGTCTTGTCCTTCTTCGGAATCCCTGCATACTGGGAGCTTTGTGTTACCAGGCTGCCCCTTTTATCCCATTCAAAAAATAGTTATTAGTTTATTGCTTTAAACCAGAATCCCTAGGTGACTGCTTAGAAGCAATCCAGATATCATGGTGTAATTGTTCTTCGTGATTCCTTGACTCTCCGAAGGAAAATCATCCGGAGAAATGTAGATGCATTGGACTCGGCTGTTAACAGGCTAGTTCGTTTCCCATGAGTGGATCGGTCTTGATGAACAATGAACAATATTGACTAGGTGACCTGCACATATTTTCTGGTGCCACCACTGGTGCTTTATTTATGATGTGATGCCTATTGAAGTCTTGCTTCTTGTTCGGAAGAATTAAGAATAAGCATTGTGTAATCGGATGAATTGCAAGGCTGATACATTCTATAACCCATCAAAAGCTTTCTTTGTCCTACTGTTAGTCCTCAATTTACCTCGCAAGATCATTGCATGAGTTGTCTTTCTGTTACTCTTTATCTTGTTTGGTAAATTTGTTATGGGAAAAACATTAGATTTATTGGTTGCTGAAGAATGGTAAGTGGACCATTCAGAATGCTAAGATTCGTGGGATTTTAGTCTTTTTTTATTAAACTactattacaacaacaacaagcccATTCCACTTACACAAGTGGGATCTAAGCAGGGTAGTGTGCACGCAGACCTAGGGGTGTTCGTCGGTTGGTACGGTATAatatttagatatttcggttcggtattttcggtattcgatttcttaaaatgctataccaatacctTACCTAATTAAATTCAGTATGGTTCGGTTTTTCTCCTTTCGATTTCGGTTTGATAACTTCGGTTTATTAGGTTTGAATACTAATTAGTGCATAAAGTCATAGACTGTAATATTCTTAATTctaaagtactcaaaagtacaaaactaaaatgtttgttgacaaaagttttgtccaaaatcTATAAATATCAACCCAGCGAGAGAAAATTGTACATAaaggaataaatttgatcattacAAATGtttgttacttgcttagagttaattgataaacttagagaataaagaaaagtaaaattttagatttttttatatttatgttataattaataatatgtgtgTTGTGTAAtgtaatatatatttcggtacagtgtcggtatttcattttaaaatactaaataccatacctaataccaattttttttttaaaaaaaaaaacttaaaccaaataccataccgaataccaaataccaaaatttttggTTTCGGTACGGCAATTCTGTATTTACCAAATGATGAAAAGCAACAATAGAAACAAGCATTATCAAAAATAGGCGGAAGGAAGCAAATAACGACAACCAGTAACATCGGCAAGATAGTAAGAAAACAACATGAAATGCTAGCAGTCTAAGGAATAAGAGCCcatttggattggcttaaaaaagtaaaattttcagCAGAAATAACTTTTAAGTCAAAAGACAATAAGTTGGGGTTGACCAAGCTTATTACTTATGGCTTATTTTAAGTAGTATTCAActtattttaagtattttttgACTTTGTCACGATAaaactattaaaaaaaaataataataataataataataaaagctaATTTGACCATTTTTAAAGACAATTCAAACAGTATTACATGTGGTGAGCATGTGGTGGTGTGCATGTCCAATGGGACTAACGTACTACTATAGCAAGAATCTCTTTTGTTTTTGTACTATTTGGGCAAATAAGAGttataatttctaaaataaaacaTGATAACGACATAGTGGCAAATTCTCACCAAACATTATTGTCATTTCTCTTGATGAGTCCAAAACTCCAACTCATTGTGGGGAATATACCGTAGCATTTAACTTTTGCTGAATCTATTGCAAAATCCACTGCATTGATTCCATTCTGTGCTTACCAAACATAGTGATAATTGGTTTGAAGTGAAACCTTAAATCGAGATCCAAGATCTTACACCGACTAAAAGGATCATGTACTTACGTTTAACTAAAATATTCCATTATAGTAATTATGATAAACATCTTGATCATTGATTATTCTTGAAACGACctaaccgatcgttttgagctctaacgcgtcgttcggcggtttgaggccttgggtagcttcacttcatgttttatgacttgtccGCATAGTTGGaatcgaatttcgggaagttcatagttgattcagatggaaaattctaatttaggaagatttaagttggaagaattgactaatgttagacttttgagtaaacggcctcggaatcgggatttgaaggttcaaataggttcgtatgatgatttaggacttgggcgtatgttcgggttgagtatcgggccGCCCAGGAGTATTTTgccgcttattgtggaaagttgacattttgaaaattttagaatctcctaagtttagtttgaggtggactttggtGATATTGATGCCCGTTTGGGATTTCGGGCCTTGGAATAgtttcgtatcatgatttgtgacttgtgcgtaaagtttggcgtcattccggaatgttttgatatgattcggacgcgttcgtcgaagtttggaattttgaaagttgaaagaaagatttTTGTCGTCAATTCAtgatttttatattatttgtggCGTTTCGAGCCTTTGAAtaagtttgtataaggtattggaacttgttagtatgttcggacggggtcccgaggggctcgggtgagtttcagtccgtttctaggccatttttaatggCTGGTTTTTTgttacagcagtgtgcatcgcgatcgcggacattggatcgtgttcgcgaagagaaaaatgggagaaaagggtctgtgaatcgcgttcgcgaagacagattcacgttcgtgaagaagaaatttctgctgcacaaggctaactttggaagctcatatcttgcaatctataaggaattcggagatgatccaaaaataaaagttgtagctcttggtgtataattttcaaaaaattaaatcatttatcatttggagttttgtacaaaacgttatgactattatactaaAGGCAGTCTGGAGGAGTTGGgcagtttgttcttcgcgatcgcgattggtttttCGCGACCGCGAAGGGCAATTTTGAGTTGAGAAAAGTTTTGtttcgcaatcgcgaagggtaAATACTTGGGAAGAAGCTATATTTCGGGAGTTTcggtcattttatcatatttggagctatggagctcggattgaagcgattttcgacatatggattggggtaagtattttttactcggttttgattatatttcatgaatctatcatcgtttttggcatttggttgatgatttaaaaataaaatttgggggttgttgtctaaagtttcatagagtggatttttgagttttgaacgtcgatttggagtcgggtttgagtgaaactagtatggttggactcgtaattgaatgagttatcggattttgtgagttttgttggggtTCTGGGCACGTGGTCCCTAggtttgactttattgacttttagagttgagttgagaatttttataaattgatttattacgagtattagagtatatttttattggtttatacattgtttgactagttttggagcggcgggcatcggtttgaggtgttagagtggcattggagccggttatggaacttcggagcgaggtaaatgTTCTGTCTAACCCTATGAGGAGAAATTTACCCCGTAAGTattatattcttatgtgctacatattgagggagctacgcacgtatgaggtgacgagtgtccgtgcgcatgctagaattcctgattatgtccgagtagacttaggttcacgccatgctataattatattatttgagtcatctttgctcgtttaattcctttatttcgcgctacgacttgagactagacttgcatagggTGATAGACTCGTTATTATAGAAatgtgacgagctacttgataatCCGCAGAATAATTTGTGCTTCCCTTATGAATTCCTCCCGCGTTGTGCGTTTTCATCGCAAAACTttccttaaagttcataactcacacgtttattcatgAGTGGGGTGAAGGACATGTTAAAGCTTCTTGCCCTAATGgtatcgggccgatcgcctcggcaggattatgtaccacactcttatgggagagGTTCGTTCGCCTCgccagtataatagatgcatctatggttcgtgccactcgaccctcgacagtgtacatattattatgggattgggccgttcgcctcggtatTATCATATTTCTTATGGaatcggaccgtacgacctcggcataatcgtgtgtTATATCGTTAGCAGTCCAAATATTCACGAGAatatccttccactgatgccttgcattttatatggtatttcttatttatttgctATTGACACTTGATATTTTTCGAACTGCTGAGATAAGATACGAGATTGAGAAGTTCATatcgttaaaagaaattttgaaagatTATGTTGGTTATCGTTTTATTCCACTATTACTGTGGTGCTTCATATCTGTTTAGGATTTAACAtactgctttattggacctctagtaagtgtcggtaccgacccctcgtcactacttctccggggttaggctagatacttactgggtacgctttgatttacgtactcatgctacacttgctgcacgtaTTGTgggggtatatatatatatatgcatggtGGTTTTTTGGGCGCAAATGTGTGGCTGTTGCAGGGACTTTAcggtgagttgcattccatgttacgatccgcatcatacagagtctccatcagagttatttatattctcctgtctaacttgtattccaaacagatgttgcattttattatattcctagtagatgctcatgcacttgtgacaccggattttgggagttcctaatggatgttcattattgtagttcacatAATTATTATCATTCCACCttgtactttatattttatacggAAATTGGAAAATAAAATTACGGGTTTTCTACGAGTACCAAATTTTACTCTGCTTATTTAATGggattcatgattttaaaaataataaaatgagtaactaagttAATTAATCACCGTTGACTTGCCTGACGGcaacgttaggcgccatcacgacctacagtggattttgggtcgtgacaattctcATAATCTAATAAGCAAGGGTAATCTTTGGTGTTGagtttatgttcaattgaactcaatttttttttacttatatcatagatatatttttataaaaaatcttGAAAATAAGTTTTACCCATATTGTCAAATAATTATGACCTTGGACTCATTAAGTTTAAGGTCGAATGGGACGATATATATCTTGGTTGGTTCCACCGTCATTTTGATTTTGCGTGTGCTTTTAAGTTGAATAAATTACCGGGCGTTTgtacataagaattgtaaaattttaaaatagggggaaaaaaaatttcaagtgaaaatggtatttgaaatttagagttgtgtttggacatgaatataattttgggttgtttttgaagttttgtgagtgatttgagtgaaaattttgaaaaacagctttttggagttttttaaattttcgaaaattttcaaaatgcatattcaagtgaaaattaaaaattttatgagcaaacgctgatttcgaaaaaaagtaaaaattttttgaaaaaaaagaaattttttttatgtccaaacgggctaaTAGTACGAGTAAAATGAATGAAACATGTTCGACTTCTGTGATATGACTTTACCATAAAAAAAGCTTTTTCAGAAAAAATATTACAAATGGTATGAATATATAACAACTTGTTTTTTCTAAATTTGTTACTGACAGACAGCCATAATAATTAAGATGTGCTAACATTGTACGTGATAGCTCAATTTCATTATAATAATTTCTTTTAGTCTTGAA contains:
- the LOC107767196 gene encoding uncharacterized protein LOC107767196, giving the protein MESEKETNRLNSDDTKSEQDEEQQQRGECCDHQNAESQINGKEILKAIQIVEKDSMAIAESFTSLFASLRSTLSEVTSTSIDHMNCFGDAAGRVQECALDAATKGNRYINSCLRLNEEMKGIDNLATQLKIIRRNVDALDSAVNRLVRFP